The Desulfitobacterium chlororespirans DSM 11544 genome contains a region encoding:
- the thyX gene encoding FAD-dependent thymidylate synthase yields the protein MNVELIQYTPDPEKVIAAAARLCYSPDPVPELMEKLDEEKVANFVQKLRAMGHLSPFEHISFQFSIDGVSRALSHQLVRHRIASYSQRSQRYVKEEGFDFVTPPTIHRNPQALERFENIMATLQEEYQALLAMVPAEDARYILPNACTTSLMATFNARSLMNFFEHRTCMRAQWEIRILAEKMLELVRGVAPNVFGQAGPTCVTQGICHEGAMSCGRIKALKKEKGKDDPNL from the coding sequence GTGAATGTCGAACTGATTCAATACACACCGGATCCGGAAAAAGTCATTGCCGCCGCCGCTCGTTTATGCTATTCGCCTGATCCGGTTCCGGAGCTCATGGAAAAGTTGGATGAGGAAAAGGTAGCCAATTTTGTGCAGAAGCTTCGCGCCATGGGTCATCTTTCGCCCTTTGAGCATATTAGCTTTCAATTCTCGATCGATGGGGTATCTCGTGCGTTATCCCATCAATTGGTTCGCCATCGGATCGCAAGCTATTCTCAACGATCACAGCGGTATGTAAAAGAAGAGGGGTTTGACTTCGTCACCCCCCCGACCATACACCGTAATCCCCAAGCCTTGGAACGCTTCGAGAATATTATGGCTACGCTGCAAGAGGAATACCAAGCCCTGTTGGCGATGGTTCCCGCAGAGGATGCCCGTTATATCCTTCCCAATGCCTGCACCACCTCGTTGATGGCTACCTTTAATGCCCGCTCTTTAATGAATTTCTTCGAACATAGAACCTGCATGCGCGCCCAATGGGAAATCCGCATCCTGGCCGAAAAAATGCTGGAGCTGGTCCGGGGAGTTGCCCCTAATGTTTTTGGCCAAGCCGGGCCTACCTGCGTCACACAAGGGATTTGCCATGAAGGAGCTATGAGCTGCGGGCGGATTAAGGCGCTGAAGAAGGAAAAAGGAAAGGATGACCCCAACCTATGA
- a CDS encoding Mini-ribonuclease 3: protein MPRSWQEMNALTLAYLGDVVYELWVRTHLLNNGYEKVNELHRLATQYVRAGTQAKLLHHILPHLDEQELSVVHRGRNAKGGHPKSTDVVTYRYATGFEALVGYWQLTGRTERMLWAFEQVDQFVGEEDEGKGKGETVKEEESITDALSSAEQSERDC, encoded by the coding sequence ATGCCAAGATCCTGGCAGGAAATGAATGCCCTTACCCTGGCCTATCTGGGAGATGTGGTCTATGAGCTTTGGGTCAGGACCCATCTTCTCAATAATGGCTATGAAAAGGTTAATGAGCTTCACCGCCTGGCTACCCAATATGTCCGGGCGGGGACCCAAGCCAAACTTCTTCACCATATTCTCCCTCATCTCGATGAGCAGGAGCTCTCGGTGGTTCACCGGGGCAGAAATGCTAAAGGGGGCCACCCTAAAAGCACCGATGTCGTAACCTACCGCTATGCCACCGGCTTTGAAGCGCTGGTAGGCTATTGGCAGCTGACCGGCAGGACAGAGCGTATGCTGTGGGCCTTTGAGCAGGTGGACCAATTTGTTGGGGAAGAGGATGAAGGAAAAGGCAAGGGAGAAACAGTCAAGGAAGAAGAATCCATCACAGATGCATTGAGCTCGGCGGAGCAGTCAGAGAGGGACTGCTGA